GCTATCAGACGTGACCAAATCCTACGTGGTCTCTGTCGTCGATCGGCGGATTTAGAAGATCGAAAGCTCTGCGGAGAATTTTTCTGAGTGGAGTCTTACGCAACTCTAATGACAAATCCTCCTCGGTGTTCTACTTTTTCTTCTCTCCTTTTCCAGTGGATGGACTAATCGATCGATTGATGTTATACGTGACCCCGAATGCTCTCGATTTAACTACAGGTATTGTTTGATACGGAACTTAATAACAAGAAAACAATTCATGTAATCGATTCTAAATAGTCGAGATGTTAAAACTGAAATTTCTTTCCAGATTAATCGATGGATCTGTCTTTGTTGCTTAGTGTATTATTATATagttgataaataaaaataatatgagaaAAATGCACCGCCGTACTTTGGGCGGCtgaagaacagagagagagagagagagagagagagagagagaattgggcAATTATAATCAAGAAACAAGAAGCATAAGTCCAAAGAACTATCAATGGTGGCACCGACCAGACTAAAGCTAAATTGTCAGCATCTGCCGCCTCCTCGCGTGATCAATCATGCGAGCGGAAGAAAGGAGTTGGCATGACGCTTGGAGAATATTTAGTGGAAAGGGAAGAAAGGTACAACCAACACAAAAGGTGATCACGCAAGAGGGAGAAGTAAACTAAGAGCGAGAGGAAGCACCAAAAATATTCATGAAGGAAAAAAGATTCATCTTTTCTCTAAAATAAGCTATCATTTCTAAAAAGAAAAGAGGAGCTGCTCTGACACAACTTTTCCTATATTAAGAGGATTTTTTTTCCGATAAATTGCTCCCAAAAAAAGACTACGGAGACTGTTGCCAGAATCTGAGGTGCATATAAGAAGCACCGTACAGATGAGCTGCCATTGGGAGATGGTGAAAGACATATATCCACACGCTCAATTATTTGCCAACTTGCATGGGCCCCATGCGTGTGCTTGCATGTGCGTGGGCACGTGGAATGCACACCTCATCAGGTGAAGATACATGTCAGAGACACAGGGAACATAATCTTGCAACAAAGCCATGAGATAACATTAATGCTTCAAGATTATGGTCGTAAGATACATAAAAGAAGTCCACTGCATGAGGCATCACCTTCTTCTTTCTATGGAACACTTTGATGCATTCTCCAATAAATAAACTACACAAAATTTCTTGTGTGCAGTATATCATTCTATTTTCTACCACTCAAATGGAGTAAAGTTGAGTTTGCAATGTACTCTTTGCATTAGTCTGACACGAACACAGAAAGATCATGACACAGCAAACCAAATATAGAACAGAACATGTGACGCAGCATGTTGCCTCACTAGCAACACAATAGATCCATGAAATTTATTTGGTTTATATAGCAGTGACAGCCTCACCAGACTTCTGGCAATGCAACAACATATAAAATGCATTTTGTCATGCTACATGCTAAAACTACACCCAACATTGGCGAGTTCATCAGCCTGGAGTCGAATAGATACTGACCGATATCTGAATCAGCACTGGTTCTTAGAAATTGGCAGTGGACAACATAGTTTCTGAACAGAGGCGTTGCGAAATAATACAATGTGGACAACATAGATCACAACATTGATGAGTAGCAGCCACAGCAATCCTAGAGATCTTGTTTCGAGCTTTCAGTTCAGCTTTTTCATATAGTTTTGTGATGGATTATTCTCCATTTTTTCATACAGGGCAATGTGGTTTGCATCTGTTGGTTTCGGCTGTTAAATTTGCATCTGTCAGAGACAAGTTTCTGGAACTCCCTGAGATTTTTACCTCAATAGCTGTGTTTGCTGATCAGGAAGGACAGGTGTTGATTTCTGTGGAATTAATTTCCCCATTTTGTTGTTGATGGAGCAGAGGTTTTCACTATAGAATGATCTCTCCCTCTAAGAAGAAGCATGCTCTGAACACACGCACACAGACCACCCATCAGAAGAACCACCACAAGATCCTCCCATGGATAAATCGTTGCAGCAAACAGAGAGCCCAAAGGACTCAATTCCTTCAGGACAGCTGATCTTGTTTGAAGAGCTTAGAGATAGACTGGAACCATACTCTGTCAGAGATCTTCCTAGAGAGTTGGTACAAAAAACTGAAGATGAAGGACCTTTGAAAACTGGAACCATACTGTCAGAGATCTTCCTTCAGGCCAGCTGCTCCTTGAAGATGAAGGACCTTTGAAAACTGAAGATGGAGATGAAGGCACAAAAAACTGCCTGCCTGTCATCTGAAGCACTTCCTAAGCATGATCATTTCATGGAACCCTTGTACAATGCAAGAAAATAGAATAAAGAAAACAATAATAGTCTGCTCACTAAAAGATATATCGTAAGACGAATTTCCAGCTTAACCTAACGGACATATCACTTTCATTGGATTGATCTGCTAGATGAACAAAATACAAAATATGCATAAAATGTGAAAAGAAATTTCAAAAGAAATGCTACATGCAGCACAAAAACATCAATGGACAATTACTGATGGTAACTTATAGTCATTATCTTCCACTTGAGAGCACGATATGGATTTACTTGCTTCAACAAAAACAGCTCAATCATCAATGCCTTGGATATCATGCATTATTGAGTATATTAGTTGGTTTATGATAGGATAGATGAAAACAGGGAGAGCTAATTTTCAACAATAATTATGTTGCGATAGAAAAATAACAATCAACAACATAAACCTCAAGGGCTTACAAGCATGTCTACGTATAGCTTACTGGTACCTAGATCATTCACAAAGTAGCtgaaaacaataataaaaaatgtCGAATACGTTATGCTTCTGTTGTCCTATATTAACTAGGATTGAATTCCAGAGGGAATCCTAGGACTTACAAATGGACTTTCTGTACTGCTACTTCGTAATAACCCATCTGTTACATAAAGGAgctgaaaataataatcaaataggTCTAGTATGCCGTGTTTCTACATTATATAGGGACAAATCCGAGAAGGAACGCTAAAGACTTAAATATGAGCTTTGTGTAATGCTATTTTGTACGGTCCATGCAAATGGTTTTTGCATGCAGACAGAATAAAGTTCATCAGCCCTGGTTTTGCTAAGGTAAGGAAGGACTATTGAATCTTTTCCTATCTCATCTGGGCTGCTTTCTTTATTGAATGGGATTTCTACACACATGGGCCTCGGTTAAGACTCCTTAAAGTTGGTTGACATCACAAGAATCTTGGAGTGCTCCTATGGCCCCCCATCTTTTAAAGCAGGATGGACCCTTGTCTTGATTGGTGCTCAGGTCTGAACAAAGTCCGATTCACTCATATCAATTTCACAGCCCTTAGATCCAACTTGTCCACAGTGTATATCACAGTATTTTCATGTGTTGTTTTAACTTTTTTCTTACATGCGGAGAGGAGAACGATGCTGCTAACCATGCTCATTAAAAGATGGAATGCGTTAGTCCGCTGGCACGTATAGCACAACTTTCCCGAATTTAGGCAAACTCCCTCCCCCAGAATCTATGATAAGCTAAATCAGAGACACACCATCTCAAAAATCAGATCTTTTCCCTTTAATTCCGAATCGGAAGTAACGATACGAAACGGAAGAACAACAGATTGACGGCGAAGCAACGATACGAAACGGAAGAATACCAGCTAGAAAGAATCACGACGTCTAGATGCGGACGAAGACAGAATCTAACTCCCGCCGCCGCCACGAACGCGATCAGGCAGCATAAAATGGCAgaaagatccatctttcttctcttcCATTCTCTCTTCGCTCCATTGTCGTCGTCATCGTCTTTCCAGGGTTTTTCTTCCGCGGAGAGAGACGAGTTGCAGATACCAAATCGGATCCCCATTGTATTGGGTGCCTCAGATCAATAACAGCCTGCCCATCCGTTTCGCTTATATGGCCCACCAAATCTAACCAAACCCAAAGTCGGGATGGATGCGGGTCACAAGTTGAGCCCGATCACTAATTTGTTGACCATAAGACGGACGAATTCCGTTAAGTAGCCCAAGAATTGGCCTGTTGGGCCGTCACGGCGTCCAAACTGCCACAACGGATCGATCTCCCCGATTGAGGAGGCATTCCAAGTAATAAACATCCCGTCATCTTTCCGGTCCCCATTCTTTATCGTCTTCTTTCTTCCTCGCTGTTTTCGGCTGCATACTGAGAAGCTTTATCCTCCTCCTTCGCGAATCTCGATCTTTCTTCTTTCATTTCTTCGCGTAGTTTGGTTAATCTTCCTGAATCGGATCCATATTCTTTGACTCACTAGTGGAAGACAGGAAGGTAGGGTGCGTTTGGCACCTTTAGCGTCTTCCCATCGTTCCTCTCTgtccttcctctcctcttttgCCTTGATGTTTCTTCTCCTTGATAACCTATCGGTATTAATAGGGCAATCCTTTGCTTGCAAAGGGATGAAAAGGGGAGCTGGACGCACTCGCCCTCGCCTACTTACTCTGACTGAGGTCACCTACTACTTACTCTATGCACAACCAATTACGACAGAGcgagaaagagaggaggaagaggaagcttgCAGCGATACTGGACGTCTCCTGAACACGTAGTATGATATAACGTATAGGAATCATACATGCCATTTCTATCATCAGACATGCTCGAAGCTTGCAGTATTTCCAGAAGCAACATCTACATTAGTTAAGAGGCACCACCTCCCTCTCTACTACCACTTGTACCACTAGTTCATGTCCACCTATGGTGAGAATGATGTATTGAACACCAGAACAGACCATTCGACTCACAAGTTGGCGTAGCAGCAGTCCTGGAATCTGTCGGCCGAGGCCACAATGGGCAGCTGGTTCACCACCATCGAGCCCCATGCCGCCGTGAAGCCGTCGGGGGTCTGCAAGCTGTTGCAGCTGCTTCCACCCATGAAGTAGGCGAGCTCACTCAGGGACTCCAGCCTGGAGCTCAACTCCGTCAGCTGCGTCCTCAGCAGGGAGTTCTCAGCTTCCACACCCGCGTAGTGCTGGGTGGTGATGTTGAGGGCGATGAGGATCTGGCTGTTCTCTTTCTGCAGCTGGCTAACCTGCGCCTTCAGATCGTCCATATGCTTCTGCTTCCTCATCCGGGATCGCCGCGCCGACTCCCGGTTCGACAGCATCCTCTTCAGCTTCCTCTGGTTGATCAAAGCCTGCACGTCCTGCTCGGATCCAGAATTGGCTACTTGGCTGGATCCAGAAGAAACTACACTAGCACAAGCCATCATGTTCACAAAAGATATGAACTGCAGTAGTGATCAAGAAGGTGCTATATCATATATGAATACTACAGATCCTGTTCCGGATCGTAAGTATATAGGAGAGATTTTAAGCGGCTAGGGGAGTATGTAGGAATATAGGGGCTCCGGTATCAGAACAAGTTCATGAGAAAACATAGAACCAGTAGAGGAACACCACGGAGAAGGATTGAACCATTTGTGTCCTGCGCCTCAATGTGGAACTTATCATAAACCCGGAGAGGAAGATTTCACTCAGTATTGGCGACATGGATGAGAAACGCAAGGAGGATATGGAGCTGCATgtgaggaagaagggaagaaaaccgAAAGAACAGACGGCAGAAACTAAAAGGAGGGATCTTTCGGACAAAGATTGGTGAGAAACAAAGAGGAAAACGAGATTCTGAAGCTGGTCACGGATAAAATATGAGATCTTGGCCGGAAAAGCTCAAGAGAGACGCGAGCAGATGAAGAACTCGAACGACTCCTTCGGAGGGCCAAAGGAGGGAGCTTTCCACTTCTGGAAGCAAAATGAAGCTGTCGAGCAGCAGAGGACAGAACAGAACAGAGCAGCAGAAGTCTCACACGAGACTACCGAAGGGAGAGGGAAAAGGGCAGATATGGGAAGCAAGAAGGTGAGCGGCAACCAGAAGGACAAGGGTAGGAGGGGAAGAGTTCCTCGGACAGGGGGTGATttataggagaagaagaagaggaaaggcGGGCGGGAAACCAACAGAGAAACGTAGGAAACTGCGAGGGGCAGTAGGAGCCAGGTTTGGTATCTCCTGCAGCGAGCCGGGCGGCGAGTCATCATCTTCCACAGGAATCCAACTCCACCATGGCCACAAAATTCTTGGGACCTGTTGAAAagatttttctgttttgaatcatTCCTTAGCTTATTATACATCCACTTGATCAAATGTCTTTTACATTATATATAATTTCGTAAGGTCAGATCGAGATCGTCGGTCCAATGCGGATAATACAAatttatcttatttattttttcttgtgtgaaaATACATccgaaatatatattataatatcctgAATCCCGTCTTTACTATTTATCTTttgcgagaaaaaaaaaatcatgaattttattatcatacaaaaaattattatttttagaatttataaatttaataatttatttttaactaAGAGTAAAAAGGTGAAGATGAGATTTTAAATCTAGACAATCTATAAAAATTTTACTAACTAACTAGGCTAGCTAATAAGCACCTttagtttattatttttttttatataaaatataaattttcttgTGTTAAGTCCACACAATAAGTTTGCAATTTTATTGTGTGAAATCAGCATATGAAAATTTATACTATGTAAATTTATAAAAATCTGTGGTGTGTCAATTTAGAAATGAAATTGGTTTATTTTTtccattaaaaatatttaagtttatttGATTAAcatctttattatatttttattaaataaaaaattatttagaatCGAATATTGAGTGTTCGAAGTTTCGACTAACATATTTTAATACTCTAAACATTGGTTTGGTGGCGATGTATCTGACGATtttatcaaatattatatatttaaaatctcatttaatatatttttatatattaaatattatgtgAAATTTTTACGAAGGAtttgaaatctcattcgatatattTTATACCAGACTCTTTTACTAAAGATTAAGGATTTAAAACATCATCTAATATTTTTTACAGATATCAAAGATAAAGATCTTGATGATTTATCATAAAGTTCTAGAATTGAATCTCACGGCCATCACTTaaactttgagaaaaaaaaaaacatcatctcAATTACACTTTATTCACATTCTTAGAAATAGATATGCCTAATTATTAGCATAATGATTCCTTTACTACTAGAGCAACAAGAACCGCCCATTGGAAAGATAAAGCTGGTGGTGTTCTTTTTTCTATTAGAGTTACACTTTATTAGATTTGGAGAAACTTCATGCTTTCATCCAAACCAAGCACGAGGAAAAGATTGCCTTCTCGAGAACTGGATTCCTCTTTAACCACTTCCTCACACCCAAACATGCCGTCAAAATAGAGTAAAATGCCTTTGATATGAAATCAAACTTGAAAATTCAcagatatatataatgtatagtaTTTGCTTGATTTATTTGTTTCATAATCCAATTGTCTATTATTTTAgaaattaaatttatattatatatatacaattaGTTGAAACTAAAAGCATTAAAGATACTTGTcaatattttatgtttttaaatttaaataaaactaaTGCTAATCATGACTCAAAGTGGTCCATCTGGTTGTTTATGTTTATATCCTAATAATTAAAAGTATATATATGCTATAAAAAATGCTATTTCTAAGCTTTGCAAGGATATTTATACATGTACAAAagcttttttaaatttaaaaaaaatgtctaACTAATGTTATGTTATGTAATGtttgaatgaaaataataaattaggaaaaaaaaaaaaaaggtttgtgTGTATGAGCTCAACTTTTGGCTCTGAAAGGGGGTATCTAAAATGGCTGGCTGGGAATGAATGAGGTCCCACCATGATGTATCCCAAGCAATATATAGCATGCTGTATTCCAAAGCTGTTCAAGTCTGGTGGCACAATGTCATCTCCTAAGAGCAAGAAGATGACAAGATAGTATTAGATACTTATGGTCCCTGGCATCCATGAATTCTCCCATAGTGTGGAATTGGGTGCTTCTTCAGCAAACCTCATCATCTTGCCTTTTGTGATGAGACTTTTAGTGGTACCAGTAGCAGTAGTAGCCAGTTATGATATATACCTATGCATGTATTAGTTAAGAGAATAAGAATTGCTTGCATTGCTATAAAGAAAAAATTCAGATCAAAAAGAGGTTTTAGATCTATCAATTATTGATAATCCAAAACAAATGTTAGAGAGAGCCATTTTCAAAGGTGAAAATGAAAAATGCAAGGCTGCCATCCTAAGTTGGCTATGGTTGTCCTGTCACATTTGGAAAAGACAATCTGAattcaacaaaaaataataagatataatATGCATGTGCCTTGGGAAAAGTTCATCCAccaaaaattattatgataaggTGTTTATTTGACTGGGATCTGAGGCATGTATGGATGTGAACATGACATTGATTGGACATATCATAATTAAGTAATGAAGCCACTGACTCAAACCAATCAATCATATTTCTTGGATAGAAAAGCATACAACAAATGTAGAAAGAAGGGAATAATTATACATACAAAAAtctatttcattcttttcttatCCCAGCATAGATGATTTAACACTGTGAATAGGTGGTAAGATTTGGATGGATACAAAAGAGTGAATATATTGGTGACGATGCATATATAAAAATGGTTTCGAAATATATGGAGCCCATTCATTCCTTGATCGCATTCCATGTATGCTGAATTTGGCTGATGCAAAGGGAAAGGCAATCCGAAAACCATAGAGGATATTAAGCTGTTTGGCTTTAACTATTTGTCTAAAGTGGAATAAACTTTCTATTCcatctttatcttttttattgctCATTCGAGGTGCTCTTACATTCTCGAGTACTAAAAGCTTTATTCTTTAGAACACTAGCCATTTGATGATTTTGGTCAATATAAGCATCAGATCCTTCACAGTCTTTTCAACCATCTAACGCACTCATGTATAAAGGATTGTGTGATGTGTAGAAATCATTTTTCTAAGATGGAAATTATTTCTGGTTCACTCTGAATCAAGTGCCCATCAAGTTGGCATTTGGAGATTGCCGGAGTATTCGGCATTGCAGGAAGTTGGTGCATGCAATGCGCCGTTGAAATGAAATATGGTCGATGGATTTCGGTGTGAATATGGTCGATGGATAGATAGGTAGGCTGCAGCTTTTAACTGTCGAGTTGCACTGTCAAATGCCTACTCGATGAATGGAGAAGAAGACGAGGAGCAGAGGAAACAAACCAAGAGAGCTCAAAGATTCGAAGGCCGCCGAGGCACTCGAGAGCCTGGAGGACCCAAATGGCAACTTGGGTACGCGGTAGTTGTCAGACTTTGACGCTGAATTCTACAGAGGAAGCTTCCTCAAGACTTCCACCTGCTACTAAGCCTGGGAATATGTCGTCGATCTTGGATTGGAATCTTAGcaggaaaaagaaaggaagaaaacggaaaagaaacctccaccattcaaacaTCCGGGAATCCTTAATCTGTCTGGTTGAAGTTTAAGCTAAACCAAGCTCACAGAATTCAGCTCCAAACCATCGCTGTTCAGCCGAGGTTTTGGTTCTGAACGAACAGGGACCAAAACCGGTATCTGGTGCAAGAAGATAAAGTCGGGAGAAAGCTTGGGACACCGAAATGAAATGTCAAGAGGAGGGAAAGGATGCAAAGGTCTTCCAATGGAAGTCGAGCATTTTCGAGAGGAACTGCAGCACATTGTGCAAGTTTGAGGATTGTGCGACATGGACATGGCGATTGTGGTCCTCAGATTTCCTGACACACACCCATGCCGGAACAAGTGGCGTAATAGAGGTGATGAGATGCATATTCCTCCATCACCAATTAGCCACCTGCGTTTTCGAGGACGGGGAAGCAACTGGATGCCAACACCTAGTGCGGTGTGGGAAGAGCGTACCCTAATGCTTCTCTCATGTCCTATCCGAGCTTAGATTAATGGAGGAAGAAAGATGAACAAAAGTATTTGCGGAAAAGGTTTGGTTTGTGAGTGACCGAATATATTCCTTTACATTTATTCGCTTCACATCTGCATTTATTCTGCAAAT
This Musa acuminata AAA Group cultivar baxijiao chromosome BXJ1-2, Cavendish_Baxijiao_AAA, whole genome shotgun sequence DNA region includes the following protein-coding sequences:
- the LOC135606679 gene encoding bZIP transcription factor 44-like codes for the protein MMACASVVSSGSSQVANSGSEQDVQALINQRKLKRMLSNRESARRSRMRKQKHMDDLKAQVSQLQKENSQILIALNITTQHYAGVEAENSLLRTQLTELSSRLESLSELAYFMGGSSCNSLQTPDGFTAAWGSMVVNQLPIVASADRFQDCCYANL